The Candidatus Caccoplasma merdavium genome has a segment encoding these proteins:
- the yajC gene encoding preprotein translocase subunit YajC, giving the protein MTLLTILLQEAASPASNYSSIIMMVALIAIFYFFMIRPQSKRQKEIRKFREALTEGQKVITAGGIHGKVKGIKDNTVIVEIADNVRITVDKGSIYASTADTANTTPAK; this is encoded by the coding sequence ATGACATTATTGACCATTCTCCTGCAAGAAGCAGCATCTCCTGCATCGAACTATTCGAGTATTATCATGATGGTGGCTCTTATTGCCATATTCTATTTTTTCATGATTCGTCCGCAGAGCAAACGCCAAAAAGAAATCCGCAAATTCCGTGAAGCTCTCACCGAAGGCCAAAAAGTGATTACTGCCGGTGGTATCCACGGAAAAGTAAAAGGTATCAAAGACAATACCGTCATCGTGGAAATTGCCGATAACGTGCGCATTACCGTAGACAAAGGTTCTATTTATGCTTCTACGGCCGATACCGCCAATACGACTCCTGCCAAGTAA
- a CDS encoding transcription antitermination protein NusB: MINRALIRTKVVQIVYSYLIDGEKSIDVAEKELFASLDKSYELYHLLLLIPVELTRLQRLRLENARSKFTATPEEKMPNTRLVDNRFVAQLESDKAFAKYVEERPLVWSDDSNYLRSLLDRILSSEMYAQYLQAEDSYENDRTFWKNVYRHLIFTDDNLGDILESQSLYWNDDMPIISTFVLKTVKRFDESAGADQELLPMFKDEDDRAFARTLFRRALLDSQANKNLIEQFTRNWEIERIAFMDIVIMIVALAEITSFPSIPLQVSFNEYIEIAKSYSTAKSGTFINGVLEAITSLLKKEGRLEK, from the coding sequence ATGATCAATCGTGCTTTGATACGGACAAAAGTGGTGCAAATCGTCTATTCCTATCTTATAGACGGTGAAAAAAGTATTGATGTGGCCGAGAAAGAACTCTTTGCGAGTCTTGACAAATCATACGAGTTGTATCATTTGCTGCTGCTTATTCCCGTAGAGCTGACACGCCTTCAACGCTTGCGTCTCGAAAATGCCCGTAGCAAATTTACCGCTACTCCCGAAGAAAAAATGCCCAATACCCGACTGGTCGACAACCGTTTCGTTGCCCAGTTGGAAAGTGACAAGGCATTTGCAAAATATGTGGAGGAGCGTCCGTTGGTATGGAGCGACGACAGCAACTACCTGCGCTCTTTGCTCGACCGCATTCTCTCGTCGGAGATGTATGCCCAATATCTGCAAGCCGAGGATTCCTACGAAAACGACCGCACGTTTTGGAAAAACGTTTATCGCCATTTGATTTTTACCGATGACAATCTGGGAGACATCTTGGAGTCCCAAAGCCTTTATTGGAACGACGATATGCCCATAATCTCGACCTTCGTCCTCAAAACCGTCAAACGTTTCGACGAGTCGGCCGGTGCCGACCAAGAACTTTTGCCCATGTTCAAGGACGAAGACGACCGTGCATTTGCCCGTACCCTCTTCCGTCGTGCCTTGCTCGACAGCCAGGCCAACAAAAACCTGATCGAGCAGTTTACGCGTAATTGGGAAATCGAGCGTATCGCCTTCATGGATATTGTCATCATGATTGTGGCCTTGGCCGAGATTACCTCCTTCCCGTCCATTCCGTTGCAGGTATCGTTCAACGAATATATCGAAATCGCCAAATCATACAGTACGGCAAAGAGCGGGACATTCATTAACGGTGTGCTCGAAGCCATTACCTCTTTGTTAAAAAAAGAGGGACGTCTGGAAAAATAA
- a CDS encoding DUF3276 family protein: MDDELVTPLENDIIFSRSIKAGRRIYYFDVKKNNNGDLFLAITESKRIMTNEESQMVQFEKHKIFLYPKDFDKFTNGIGEVMEYIKNIAEKK, translated from the coding sequence ATGGACGATGAATTAGTTACACCACTTGAAAACGACATTATTTTTTCAAGAAGCATCAAAGCCGGTAGGCGCATTTATTATTTCGACGTTAAGAAAAACAACAATGGGGATTTATTTTTGGCGATTACCGAAAGCAAACGCATCATGACAAACGAAGAAAGCCAAATGGTTCAATTTGAAAAACACAAAATCTTCCTCTATCCCAAAGATTTTGACAAATTTACCAACGGCATTGGTGAAGTCATGGAATATATCAAAAACATTGCTGAGAAAAAATAA
- a CDS encoding formate/nitrite transporter family protein, with protein MSVLSPSEVLATAENAALQKISFRLRKTLILAILAGIYIAMGGLLSLIIGYGFPGITAHNPGLQRLLSGAMFPLGLILVVFAGAELFTGNNAVLIPGLCNRKYGIWPLLRNWLWVYVGNFIGAFFFVYLMAHTAGIVDAEPWHSAIRQIAEAKTSLPWGTIFIKGIGANWFVCLAVWLGFACRSAAGKFIGLWFPVMCFVALGYEHSIANMFFIPLGMLQGADVSVADFVLHNLIPATLGNIVGGAFFVGGLYWWAYRER; from the coding sequence ATGAGTGTATTGTCTCCCTCCGAAGTTCTCGCTACGGCCGAGAACGCCGCATTACAAAAAATATCTTTTCGTTTACGCAAGACGTTGATTCTGGCTATCCTGGCCGGCATCTACATCGCCATGGGCGGTCTGCTGTCGCTCATCATCGGATATGGATTTCCCGGAATCACGGCCCACAATCCCGGCCTGCAACGGCTCTTGTCGGGAGCCATGTTCCCGCTGGGACTTATCTTGGTGGTCTTTGCCGGTGCGGAATTGTTTACCGGCAACAATGCGGTGCTAATTCCCGGGCTCTGCAACCGGAAATATGGCATTTGGCCACTTTTGCGCAACTGGTTGTGGGTGTATGTGGGCAATTTCATCGGAGCCTTCTTCTTTGTTTACCTCATGGCACACACGGCCGGCATCGTCGATGCAGAGCCTTGGCACTCGGCCATCAGACAAATTGCCGAAGCCAAAACGAGCCTCCCCTGGGGAACGATTTTTATAAAAGGTATCGGAGCCAACTGGTTTGTGTGCCTGGCCGTATGGTTGGGATTTGCTTGTCGCAGCGCGGCCGGAAAATTCATCGGGCTTTGGTTCCCCGTCATGTGCTTCGTCGCCCTTGGCTATGAACACAGCATCGCCAACATGTTCTTTATCCCATTGGGCATGTTGCAGGGAGCCGACGTGAGTGTCGCCGACTTTGTGCTGCACAACCTCATTCCCGCTACGCTCGGCAATATCGTGGGAGGAGCCTTTTTTGTCGGCGGGCTTTATTGGTGGGCATACCGGGAACGATAA
- a CDS encoding ABC-F family ATP-binding cassette domain-containing protein, translated as MINLQIEGLSKSFGDRVLFSDIAFGLSEGERVGLVAKNGTGKTTLLNIIAGDESYDAGTITFRNDIRVGYLRQLPVFQPEMTVLQACFAADSGVTRTIRDYELAMAHNNVSELDRLMARMEQYKAWDYEQRVKQILSRLKINDYEQPMGQLSGGQQKRVALANVLISEPDLLILDEPTNHLDLEMTEWLEDYLSHSRVSLLMVTHDRYFLDRVCNRIIEIDSRALYSYKGNYSYYIEKRQERIEARNAEIDRANNLLRTELDWIRRQPQARGTKAKYRIDAFHDLEQKARREKVEDNVTLAVKSSYIGSKIFEIKHLSKHFDDKKIIEDFSYTFARYEKVGIVGNNGAGKSTFIKLLIGQIAPDGGTIDVGETVRFGYYSQEGIQFDNQKKVIDAVRDIAEEISLGDGKKLSASQFLQHFLFTPETQYNYIYKLSGGEKRRLYLCTVLMNNPNFLVLDEPTNDLDIVTLNLLEDYLAHFKGCVIVVSHDRYFVDKVVDHVWAFEGEGKIRDFPGNYSDYRRWKAERENEEKRIAAAKSAEKPAAKPARPANADAPTQRRRLTFKEKKEYDELDEAIPRLEAEKAAIENALSSGTLSATELQEKSLALSRLIEELDEKSMRWLELGEWI; from the coding sequence ATGATAAATCTGCAAATCGAGGGACTCTCCAAGTCGTTTGGTGACCGGGTCCTTTTTTCCGACATAGCCTTTGGCCTTTCCGAGGGGGAACGGGTGGGGCTTGTCGCCAAAAACGGTACCGGCAAGACGACCCTGCTCAATATCATTGCCGGCGATGAAAGTTACGATGCCGGTACCATTACTTTCCGCAACGACATTCGGGTGGGTTATTTGCGACAATTGCCTGTTTTTCAGCCCGAAATGACTGTTTTGCAAGCCTGCTTTGCAGCCGATAGTGGAGTGACTCGCACCATACGGGACTACGAGTTGGCCATGGCGCACAACAACGTGTCGGAGCTTGACCGGTTGATGGCTCGTATGGAGCAATACAAAGCCTGGGATTATGAACAACGGGTGAAGCAAATCCTGTCCCGGCTGAAAATCAACGATTACGAGCAGCCTATGGGGCAACTCTCCGGAGGACAACAAAAACGGGTCGCCTTGGCCAATGTGCTGATTTCGGAGCCCGACTTGCTTATTCTCGACGAACCCACCAACCACCTCGATCTCGAAATGACCGAATGGCTCGAAGATTATCTTTCACATAGCCGGGTGAGTCTGCTCATGGTGACACATGACCGCTATTTTCTCGACCGGGTATGCAATCGCATCATCGAAATCGATTCGCGGGCATTGTATTCATATAAAGGAAATTACAGCTATTATATCGAAAAACGGCAAGAGCGCATCGAGGCCCGGAATGCCGAGATAGACCGTGCCAACAACCTCCTGCGCACCGAGCTCGACTGGATACGTCGCCAACCTCAGGCTCGGGGGACCAAGGCCAAATATCGCATCGATGCCTTTCATGACCTCGAACAGAAAGCGCGTCGGGAAAAGGTCGAGGATAATGTCACTTTGGCTGTGAAATCCTCATATATTGGTTCGAAGATATTCGAAATCAAACATTTGTCGAAACACTTCGATGACAAAAAAATCATTGAGGACTTTTCCTATACGTTTGCCCGGTATGAGAAGGTGGGCATCGTGGGAAACAATGGCGCCGGAAAATCGACCTTCATAAAATTGCTTATCGGGCAGATTGCGCCCGACGGCGGAACGATAGATGTCGGGGAAACGGTTCGATTTGGATATTACAGTCAAGAAGGCATACAGTTCGACAACCAGAAGAAAGTCATCGATGCCGTGCGGGACATTGCCGAAGAAATATCATTGGGTGACGGGAAAAAACTCTCGGCCTCACAATTCCTGCAACATTTCCTTTTCACGCCCGAGACCCAGTATAACTATATTTACAAATTGAGCGGGGGAGAGAAACGCCGCCTCTATCTCTGTACGGTACTCATGAACAACCCCAATTTCCTGGTGCTCGACGAGCCCACCAATGACCTCGACATTGTCACCCTCAATTTGCTCGAAGATTATCTGGCCCATTTCAAGGGGTGTGTCATTGTCGTCTCGCATGACCGTTATTTTGTCGATAAAGTGGTCGACCATGTATGGGCCTTTGAAGGGGAGGGGAAAATCAGGGATTTCCCCGGCAATTATTCCGATTACCGACGTTGGAAAGCCGAACGGGAGAACGAAGAGAAACGGATTGCGGCCGCCAAATCCGCAGAGAAACCGGCGGCAAAACCCGCCCGTCCGGCCAATGCCGATGCCCCGACACAGCGTCGCCGGCTTACGTTCAAGGAGAAAAAAGAGTATGACGAACTCGATGAGGCCATACCTCGTCTCGAAGCTGAGAAAGCCGCCATAGAGAACGCATTGTCGTCGGGAACGCTATCGGCCACGGAATTACAGGAGAAATCTTTGGCCCTGAGCCGTCTCATCGAGGAGCTCGACGAGAAGTCGATGCGCTGGCTCGAATTGGGGGAGTGGATATAA